In one Molothrus aeneus isolate 106 chromosome 8, BPBGC_Maene_1.0, whole genome shotgun sequence genomic region, the following are encoded:
- the LOC136559663 gene encoding C-type lectin domain family 2 member D-like has protein sequence MCQEQGADCSRQRDAGCEQEESQFWSNPGAANEPQHPQQGPAAAVPHLPGVQEASWHQQGDATCECAVSADVENGFCTSDGSVREPLAPQGTSATKTEHKRNLRRFLGEWIRGHPVGTAVLILLLLVLVLALGVAVAVLAAPQVPVTPATPLSVLGCPHGWVGYNGACYYFSRDYSTWEQGQERCSELGASLAIAKDEEAMDLLFRLCGNVDYWLGLRRRGERLHWGDGSSDSSRVPVLGNSQCVYLADKRLRSDNCSNERPYLCSKAPAPP, from the exons ATGTGTCAGGAGCAAGGTGCTGATTGTTCCAGGCAGAGAGATGCCGGCTGTGAGCAGGAGGAGAGTCAATTCTGGTCCAATCCTGGAGCGGCAAACGagccccagcatccccagcagggaCCAGCAGCCGCGGTTCCACACCTGCCTGGGGTCCAAGAAGCCTCTTGGCATCAGCAGGGGGATGCCACTTGTGAGTGTGCAGTGAGTGCAGATGTGGAGAATGGATTCTGCACCAGTGATGGGAGTGTGAGGGAGCCCCTGGCTCCCCAGGGCACATCAGCAACCAAGACTGAACACAAAAGGAACCTCAGAAGATTCCTGG gtgaaTGGATCAGGGGCCATCCCGTGGGCACGGCGGTGCtgattctgctgctcctggtgctggtgctggctttGGGGGTGGccgtggctgtgctggcag caccacaggtTCCAGTCACACCTGCGACTCCGCTGTCAGTTCTgggctgtccccatggctgGGTTGGCTACAATGGGGCCTGCTACTACTTCTCCAGGGATTACAGCACCTGGGAGCAGGGTCAGGAACGGTGCTCCGAGCTCGGGGCCTCCCTGGCCATTGCCAAGGATGAGGAGGCCATG GATTTGCTCTTCCGCCTCTGTGGGAACGTCGATTACTGGCTCGGGCTGCGCAGACGGGGCGAGCGCCTGCACTGGGGGGACGGCAGCAGCGACAGCTCCCG gGTTCCTGTCCTCGGCAATTCCCAGTGTGTGTACCTGGCTGACAAGAGATTGAGGAGTGACAACTGCTCCAATGAGCGGCCGTATCTCTGCAGCAAGGCCCCAGCTCCCCCGTaa